The Desulfobotulus mexicanus genome has a segment encoding these proteins:
- a CDS encoding ABC transporter substrate-binding protein, with protein sequence MVLKKIYGSEKKYFSVLLYFLAFFIISAPAWSEEKKSLLSLGVSLPLTGQDSTQAVKWLHGMEAAISVVNHEGGIHQKQLRIITIDDGGDAVVRHNNLIQLTENEDIFGLIAAFGYNGTKDTLRIAEKNSTLFFGSNTSMKSSGPHVKSNIFTLRPDADLEMDLLVSRFIQDTGKRRISVVYIENEKGIEYINGVRKALEKRQQELLLAVPVSMENPKITSAIDNILVSSPDAIIIAADLNITNDFIKEIRQNRSDINLIAVGHTDPLELSEKLMNTGLGVVISQAVPFPFYRRIPIVNAYAAAVEAFKDQDSSIEMTFPGFEAYLNLQAFIYILKQSPSLDKASFIYTAQQQFETDLGGFRFSFSKNSHTGSNQIFLTQIAPGGFVTPIRNFSEVYEYHP encoded by the coding sequence ATGGTACTTAAAAAAATTTATGGTTCGGAAAAAAAATATTTTTCAGTTCTTCTGTACTTTTTAGCATTTTTCATCATATCAGCCCCCGCATGGTCAGAAGAAAAAAAATCTCTTCTTAGCTTAGGGGTAAGCCTTCCCCTGACAGGCCAGGATAGTACACAGGCTGTCAAATGGCTTCATGGCATGGAAGCTGCAATTTCAGTCGTTAATCATGAAGGTGGAATCCACCAGAAACAATTACGCATTATTACAATTGATGATGGTGGAGACGCAGTTGTTCGCCATAACAACCTTATTCAACTGACAGAAAATGAAGATATTTTCGGCCTCATAGCCGCCTTCGGTTATAATGGAACAAAAGATACACTGCGTATAGCCGAAAAAAATTCAACACTTTTTTTTGGCTCCAATACAAGCATGAAATCCTCTGGTCCCCATGTCAAATCTAATATCTTCACCTTAAGACCCGATGCAGATCTGGAAATGGATCTGCTTGTTAGTCGTTTTATCCAGGATACGGGTAAGAGGCGTATTTCTGTTGTATACATTGAAAATGAAAAAGGGATTGAATATATAAACGGGGTACGCAAAGCACTGGAAAAAAGACAGCAGGAACTGCTGCTTGCTGTCCCTGTTTCAATGGAAAACCCAAAAATAACATCTGCCATCGACAATATTTTGGTCAGCAGCCCTGATGCCATAATCATTGCAGCGGATCTTAATATAACAAATGATTTTATAAAAGAAATCAGACAAAACCGCAGTGATATCAATCTTATTGCTGTCGGCCACACAGATCCCCTTGAGCTGTCAGAAAAACTCATGAACACAGGGTTGGGTGTTGTTATCAGCCAGGCCGTACCCTTTCCTTTTTACAGAAGAATCCCTATTGTAAACGCCTATGCTGCCGCTGTAGAAGCCTTCAAAGATCAGGACTCTTCAATTGAAATGACCTTCCCAGGCTTTGAAGCCTACTTGAATTTACAGGCCTTTATCTATATTCTAAAACAAAGCCCTTCTTTAGATAAAGCATCCTTTATATATACGGCGCAACAACAGTTTGAAACTGATCTGGGCGGTTTTCGTTTTTCATTTTCTAAAAATAGTCATACTGGTTCCAATCAGATTTTTCTGACACAAATTGCTCCTGGTGGCTTTGTAACCCCTATCCGAAATTTCTCTGAGGTCTATGAATATCATCCCTGA